The uncultured Paludibaculum sp. sequence GTATGGGGCGAGCAACTCGATCTATGGGGATGCCGTGCGCAATCTGGCGGATCTGGGCATCATCGTAGTGCGCTCGGCCGGCAACACCGCCGGGCCGATGACCGTGGACGATACGGCTTCTCAGGAACGGGTGATCGCTGTCGGGTCGAACATCGCCGGCGGGTCCGACCGCACGCAGGTGGCTCCTTCGGTAGGATCGGCCCTGGATGGCGAACCATCCTCCCAGGTGACCAGCCACGAGCCCGTCAGCGGGCCGCTGGTGGACATTGCGGCGATGGACCCGTCAGGGTGGGCCTGCAGTCCCGAGCTCTTTCCGCCGGATAGCCTAAGAGGGGTAATCCCGCTTATCGAGCGAGGCGAATGCGCCTTTGAGACCAAGCTAGCCAACGTGGCGGCCGCCGGTGCGCCGGCAGCCGTGGTTTATAACATTGACGACCCCGAGTACGGCGATCCGGAGGCGCTCGTCACCATGTCGGTCGAGAATCCCGATCAGATTCCCGCGATCTTCCTGAAACGTAGCGACGGCCTCGCGCTGAAAGACGCGGCCGCTACCTTCGAGGACTTCCAGGTTGTCCTGCGGTTCCCGTTCTCCGGCGGCTCGCCCACCTCTCTCTCGTCGTTTTCCAGCAGGGGGCCCAGCGTCGAACTCCTTATCAAGCCAGACTTGGTAGCTACCGGCCAGCCCATCTACACAGCGGCGCTGAGAGAAGATTACGATCCGGATTACTGCCCGGTCTGCGATCCCAGTGGCTATACCTCCACACAGGGCACCAGTTTCTCGGCCCCGCTGGTGGCTGGCGCAGCGGCCGTCCTCAAAGGTGCGCGCCCCGGATTGTCCGTCGATGAGTACCGCTCGATGCTGATTGATAGCGCCTCGCCGCTGGTGTTCGACAACGGCACTACCGCACCCGTGAACGCGGCGGGCGCCGGATACCTCAACCTCAAGAACGCCGTTACCTCGACCATCGTGGCCGCGCCGGTGTCGCTGTCCTTTGGCTCGGGCGGCGGGACCATTGACCTTAACAAGGAAGTCACGCTCAAGAATCTGGGTGAATCCACCGCAACGTACGGGTTAACCCTCGAAACATCGGGCCCGATCCAACCGCTGCTGTCGGCGGAGGAGATCACGGTGGAGCCTGGCTCGACGGCGACATTTCATGTGAGTCTCTTGAGCGGTGGAGTCGACCCCGGCTCCTACCAGGGCTTCGTCAAAGTGACGGACACCGAGTCTGGCGCCGTGGCCCGCATTCCCTACTGGTACGCGGTGGAAGGCGGGGCGGCCACAAGCATTACAGTCCTCAACGTCTCCACGTCGACGCCACACATCAATAGCAACATAGGGGTTTACATACGGGTCCACGACGAGGCCGGGCTGGCCCTTGGCGCCACGGAGCCGGTAGTCGTGCCTGTTTCCGGCGGCGTCACGGTCACCAAAGTGGAGTCCGCCAGCTCCTTGTACCCCGGGTCGTGGCTCATCCAGTTACGGATGGGTGAGCAACCCGGCGCGAACGTGTTTCGCGTCGAGGTGGGCGACCTGAAGCAGACGTACTCCATCACAACGCCGTAGCCCTCGTCTGAGTCCGTGGGCGATCAGCCGTTTCGGAATCGCGTGACTGAATAGGCGGCCCTGGCGTGCACTGAGGCTTCGCGCACGATGGGGCCAAACTCGCGCCTATGTTCGCATTCGCAATTCTCTCTTGCTTTTGAGGCACTCTAGTGGTATTGCTACCACTAGATGTACGGCCCCTTCCTCGAACCCCGCGGCCCTCAGGCGGCCCGCCTCCGCAAGCGCAAAGCCGACTTGCTCGACCGCTTCCCCGTTCCTGCCGATTTGCTGCCCGGCTCGCTCGCTGAAAGCCATATGCGCTGCGGCAAGCCCGGCTGCCACTGCTCTAACCCCAATGACCCCGGTCATTCGTTCTGGACCCTCACCTACATGGTTCGGGCCAAGAAGCACACCCTCCACATCCCCAAGGACCTCGTCGACGAAGTCCGTCTCCGCGTCCAGGCTGGCCGCGAGTTCCAGGACGCCGTCCGCGAGATCCTGGCTGCCAACGCCGAGCTTCTGAAACTTTCAAGACAACAAAAGCGCTCACGGTCATGAAAAAGCCGTCGCTCCGTGGCCTGAAATACTATGCGGCCAAGCGGCTTGGCCTTCACTCCTACTTCCACGACTGCGGGGATGGCCGCCAGCAGCCACGCATAGCCGCTCACGACCTGTTGTGGGCGATTCTGGCTGGCCACAGTCTGCGCCAGACCAGTTTCCACGCCATCGAGGCACTTGTACACTCATCGTCCTGCCGGGAATTCGGCGTGCTCCATCGGTTTGGCGACGACACCCTGAGCTACTTCACGGAACGACTCGCGCCGGAGCCGACACGAATGGCCTTAGTGGGCATGCTGCGGCGGGCGAAAAGAAACAAGGCCTTTGACGCCGTCGCCAGAATTGGACTCGCCATCGATGGCACCACCGTCGGCCGTTGCAGCGCTCAGGGGTGTGCCAATTGCCGCCCCTACCGCAATAGCGCGGGAGAAATCGCCGGATACCGCCACCATCTGGCTATGATCAGTGTCGTCGGAACGGGCCTGTCGTTGCCTTTCGACGTGGAACCGTACGGTCCAAAAGACAGTGAGTACGCAGCCGGACAGCGGCTCCTCAAGCGCACCATCCCCGCCCTCGGCGCTCGCTTTGCCGACTATCTCGTCGTCGATGCCGGATTTGCGACCAGCACCTTCCTGCATGCCGCCGACGAGGCGGGAATCCCCGTTGTGGCAAGGCTCAAAGGGAATCTGCACGAGCTGATGGTCTCGGTTGAACGATGCTTCGGCACCAGCCCGCCGGATCGTGTTTTGCAGGACGGAAAAGATCGAGTGGAACTGTGGGATGACGACCGCTTCGATCCATGGGAGACCCTCCAGTGGGACACGGTCCGGGTTGTGCGCTATCGCCAAACCAAACCCGATGGCACGGTGGTGCGAGCCGATTGGCTGACCAATCTGACGCCCCGGCAGGCAAACAGTCTCGCCATCTACAAGATGGCGAAGAGCCGGTGGGAGATCGAAAACGAAGGTTTCAACGACTGCAAGTCCAGGCAGGGATTCGAACACATCTGCCACCATCACGCCAACAGCCTACTGATCGGCTGGCTGCTGACCCTGGTTGCCCTCGTCGTGCTGAGACTATACCGACTGCGCTACCTGCATCGCGGCACGCATCCGGTCCTCAGCGCCATCGACCTGGTCCGGAGTTTCTGGCTGTCTCTCGGCCAAAAACGAGCCATTGATACAGGGTAGTCGGCCGTTTTCAGCGAACCGTCTCCGCGTCGCCCTGGGTGCAACTCAATTAAGTCCCTCTCCGATCCCCGCTGGGGAATGCTCATCCCTTTCCCAAAGCACCCCGGCGGAGTGCCAATCCCTTGCCAACAGGTCTTGCGCTACTGCGGACTTCTACGAATCCGAAACGGCTGGTGGGCGATTTATTCGATTGTGGTTCACCGGTCCGTGGTGTACCATGAACCATCAAGAGATAGCTATCTCGAGACGCACTTGCGGTCGCCTCTATTCCAGACTCGGGGGCGGCCGCTTTTTTGTGGAATGCAGGTCTGTAGGGCATCCGGCAGTTCACGGTGGTCTATAATCGGAGTCTGGGAGCATGGTGTACACGCGATGGAGGAATTGATCAAGAAACTGCAGGCGGAGATTACGGCGCTCGAGTATGAGCTCCGGAATGAGCTGCCCAAGGAGATTCTGAAGGCGCGCGCGCACGGTGATTTGAAGGAGAACGCCGAGTTTCACGCGGCGAAAGAGCGCCAACGCTATGTCGATGCCCGTCTATCCCAGTTGAAGAAGCGGCTGATGGACTTCTCCCTCATCGACATGTCGAAGATACCGCGTGACCGGGTGGGTCTCGGGTCCACGGTTGTGGTGCTGGATCTCGATAAGGAAGAAGAAGTTAGCTACAAGATTGTGGCCAGCGAGGAGTCGGACGCGGCAAAGCGCATGATCTCCACGAGTTCGCCCATCGGGCGCGGGCTGCTGGGCAAACAGGTTGGTGATGAAGTGGCGATTCCCAGCCCCGGTGGGGTGCGGAAGATGGAAATCCTGAAACTGACGACGATCCACGACGCAGTTGAGTAGGATGGATTGAGAAGGCAAGGTTCATGACCTATACCCGCGCGATCGGCATTGGAGCGGGCAAGATTCTGTACTGGATAGTGCGCATGTTGGCGCTATCCCGCATTCACCCCAACGTACTGACGTTCATTGGGCTCCTGATCAATATCTACGCAGCCGTATTGCTGGCCTCCGGCAAGTTTTTCTACGCCGGCCTTGTCATCATCAGCGCCGGACTTTTCGATATGGTGGACGGTCGCGTAGCGCGCGAGACCAAGCAGGTCACGCGCTTCGGCGCGTTCTTCGATTCCGTGGTCGACCGCTACTCGGATCTGGCCCTGTTGATGGGCCTGCTCGTCTACTATGCCAACATCAATCGCAATTTTTACGTCGTTCTCACCGCTGTGGTGATGACGGCTTCGGTGATGATCAGCTATACCCGGTCCCGAGCTGAGAACGTGATCCCGTCCTGCAAAGCCGGCTTCCTGGAGCGTCCCGAACGGATCGTCCTGCTCATCATTGGAGCCCTGTTTGACCGCATGGCGCCCGTCCTATGGGTGATCGCCGTTCTGGGCAACATCACGGTGATCCACCGCATGATGCACACCTGGGATGTCACCAAGGCGATGGATTTGGCACAGGCGGCTGAACACTCCAAAGCCTCGAAGGAAATGCCGGCCGGCACGGCTGCCAACTGATCCTTCGGCGCGTCTTAGTCCTCGAGAATCAGAAACGCCTGTCCGTATTGTGCGGTGTGCGTCAGGGAAAGGTGGGCATGCTTGACGCCCAGTTTTTCCGCAATCTCTTTCGCGACACCGTGAAATGAGATGGTCGGGCGGCCGGAAGGCAGATTCGTCACCTCGAAGTCCTGCCAGGTGATGCCGTGGCGCCAACCCGTCCCAATCGCCTTCATCCCAGCTTCCTTGGCGGCGAAGCGAGCGGCATAGCGTTCGTACTTGTTCGCCTTGCGGGCCACATAGGCGCGCTCGCGCTCGGTGTAGACCCGATTGAGAAAACGATCTCCATAGCGCTCGATGGAGGCCTTGATCCGATCGACTTCCGCCAGGTCGATTCCTGTGCCCACGATCATTGTTGCTGCTCCTGTTCCTGTTCCGAGCCTCCACGCACACCACCGCCGGTATAACGGAAAACGGCGTTGAGGAATGCGACGTTCAGCCCGTCCATATAGGCCCGGAAGTTGGGGTCCGAAGTGAAACCCACGATCATCCCGCGGCCTTCGCCCTGCATCGTCAGAAACGGCTTATATGCGAGTTGCTTGCGGTTCTCCTCCCACAGATAGCCGGAGGCGACGAGCTCGTTCGGTCCTGCGTACAGAATTGGGTTCGATCCGCGATCCAGCTTCGCGGGCGAATAGATCGCGCGCCCATCCACGAGAACGTAGAGCGTCTCAGGCAGGCCAGCGGTGATCCAGGTCTCGGGATCCACCTTGGCGCGCACCAGGACGCCCGCCACGGCATCCGGCAACTCACGCTCGGCCTGAATCGCTTTCTCGTAGTCGGCCAGCGTGTTGAAGATCTTCCCGGGCGCCGGGCCCGTTGGGGCCGTGGCTGAAGGGGGCCCCGCCGCCGCAGTTGAGTCCGTGGCTGGGCGGGCGGCGGAGGCTGAGCCACCTGTGGGCGACGGTTTGGCCGCATCAGCGGGCCGGCCCGTGTCTGGCGCCAATCCTTCCTGCGCGACACCCAACAGCCCCACCTGCGGACTGGAGAGGTAGGTCACGGCCGCACCCAGGCCCACCAGCACTCCGCCGCCACGCACCCAGTTCTTGATGCGGTCGGTGACCGCGGGTGAGAAGGCTCCGGCATAGCCCCCGCTGGGGAGGATCAACACTTGGAACTTCCCGAAATCCACCGTGCCGAAGCTGGAACTGCGAATCACACTGACCGGATAGCCGAATTGCCGCTCAAGCACAAAGCGCGTTTGTCCGGCCGATGCCGAGGAGGTGGGCGAGTCCCACACCATGGCGATAGCAGGCTTCTTCACCGCGCCGACATTGCCGCTGCCGAAGTTGACGCCGTCGTCCACCCAACCGGTGTTGGTGGCCACCACGTCGGCTCCACTAGCCGTGGCGATCGTGGCAACCTTCTCGTGAACCGTCGCGGCATTCTGCTTCACCATCACGATGAGCGTACCGGAAGGGTACTTGCGGCCGGACTGTGTGAAAGCTTTGTTGGCGGTGAGCACACGCAGGTCCGCACGCAGTGCAGCGGTAAGGAAGCGCCCTGCCGCCTGCGTCCCCCATGGGACCAGATAGGCGACCTCGGCGCGACCCGAGACGGACCCGTGAGGTGTGTAGACACCCGAGACGGGCTCGAAGGAGCCTTGCGAGACTTCGGCCGCGCCGATGCACTCGACGCCGAAGGACATGGGCAGATTCCAGCCGGTCACGTCATAGATCTGATCAGGCAGTTTCTTCTTGCGCCGGCGCTCCTGCTCTTTCAGGAAGTCGGGCTCCATCGGCGTGTTCGGATCCAGCAAGGCATGGATGAACCGCTTGCGGGGCTGGGCCAGAATCACGCTGTACGACCCTTCCCCGTAGTCCTTGCCGCCGTTTTTGAAGGCCGCCTTCGCCTGGCGCACTTCAATGCCGTGTTCCGCCAGGATGTGGGCCAACTTGTCGACGGCGCCCGCATCTCCTCGCCGCGGCAGGATGAACTCCTTCACGGCTTCCTTCTGTCCCTCTTCAATCGCCGTCACCTGGTAGCGGTAGAAGCTGTCCAAGAGCTTTTCGCGGTAGTCCAAAGCCGTTTCACAGGTTGCGATGGAGGCCACAAAGTGCTTCTTCACGCTCTCCTGGAAGGTGTACAGAGCATCGTCGGACCGCCGAAGCACTAGTCCGCGTACGGAGGCGTTCTCGTAGGTCATGCCCATGCCGCCGTAGAACCACGGCCACGAGGCGCCGTAGCCGGGGTAGAACTCGTCGTACACCTCGCGCGTGAAGTACGGCCAGCCGAACTTGTCGAACCACTTGGCGTCGTTCTTTCCAAACCAGTTCATCTGGGTCTTCTGATCCTGCGTCAGGTTCGGGTTATAGGGCAGCGAGCCAGGCGTGAAGAAGTAGCTGGAATTGCCGCCCATCTCGTGCAGGTCCACCTGGACCAAAGGCAGAAACTGGCGCAGATACTGGATGCGGCCACGCGTCTCCGGTTGGGTGATCGCATGCCAGTCACGGTTCATGTCGAAGAAGTAGTGGTTGGTCCGGCCGCCGGGCCACGGTTCCGCACGTTCCGCGGCCACGGGGTTCTCATCCGGAAGCAGCCCCAGGTTCACCTGGAAGTTCTGAACAAATCTCTCGCGGCCATCCGGATTCTGCGACGGATCGATGACCACCACGACATGCTTGAGCACGTTGTCGATCATCTGATCGCCGCGCGCCGCCAACAGATGGTACGCCGTCATCATGGCCGCGTCGGGCGATGAGATCTCGTTGCCATGAACGCCGTAGGAAAGACTGAGGATCGCCGGCATCGTGGCCATCAGTTGCTTTGCTTCGGCCGCGGGTGTTTTGCGCGGATCGGCCAACTTGAGCTGATTCGCCTTGATCGTCTCCAGATTGCGGATGTTCTCTTCACTCGAGACCACGGCATAGATCAGCCGTCGGCCTTCCCACGTTCTTGCGTAGTCGTGAACCTGGATGCGTGCCGGAGCAGCCGCGGCCAAGGCCTCAAAGTACTTCACGATATCGGCCGGCGGAGCGATGCGGGTGCCTATCGCATAGCCCAGCACCTTCTCCACGGTCGGTATGGCTTGGTCATACTGTGTGCCGGGCCAGAATTCAGCTTGTTGCGCAGACAAGGCACAGGTGAGGAGAGAGAGCGAGACCAATAGCTTCCGCATAACGTTACCTCTCAGAATAGCGTTGCCGGGAGATGCCCGGTTAGCGCAGCGAGAGGAGCGAAACAGCGGCTCAGACAGCAATCCCCCCGCGGGCTGAGCCAGCGGAGGGATTGTCGGTGTAGATAGATGCAGAATCCTAGTCCAATAGCCCGGCCCAATTCATGATTGGAATTGTCGCGAAGGCATGACCGGGGTTGAAACGGAAGCCCAGCCCCGCCAACCGATTCGTACTGCACTCGAAGAGAATCGACCCAATCTTGCCCTGGGTAACCGCAAATCGGTCGGGAATGGCGAACGCCAGTTGCTGCCCCGGGGCCAATGAGATGGTGTCGGTACCAATGTTGTTCCCATCGATGTCCAGAATCGTGACGAAGACCTGATTGGACGTATTCGTCGCCGGGTTCACCAGCGCCATGGATGTGACGAACCCGTTCATGTTGTCGTAGGGCATCATGAACACGTAATCGTCGTAAGCGCTCAGCGGCACGAGTGCCTCGAAATCCGGCGTGTTCGTGATGCTCTGACGGAAGATCGCATAGCCACCGAGCCGCGCGTTGGTGGAGTCGTAGGCGATTACCGACCATCCGGTCTTCAATCCAGTCCCCTGGTCCAGGACTTTGATGTTAAAGCTGGCTCCCGGTGGGATAGTCCCTTGAATCGAACTCGTCGTCAATTGGTCGCCACTAGGCACGGATTGAAGTGACAACGTCAATGGTTGTCCGTTGGTATCGTAGAACCCCTGAGTGAACGTAACGGCCGTCGCCGACATGTTCACCAGGACCAGCGTGGTCGCCCACCCGCCGCCGGTGGCGAGGTGGGGAAACACCATGTCGGTGGACCCAAAAAAGGTCTGCCTGCCTGGAGTCTGCGCTCCAGAGGCAGCCCGGATGCCGGTGATCGTTCGTGGGGCTGCGGTAATCGTGTTCTCCGTCGGAGGCATAGCCTTCAATTCCCGAACCTGGCCAGCCGCACTCATGGGAGCAAGAGCCGCAACAAAAATGAGTGTGAAAACGTCAAGCCGTTGCATGACTTGACTATATACCAGGGGTCAGGCGAGCAGGAGACGAACGGGGGGAGTATCCAAGCAGAGGACTGTAAAAACACAGGAAACAGACGGCAAAAATAAGTGCCTGGACGCATTCACAATGAGGCTGTCTGTGTGTGCTGCGGCGGCGAGCAAGGCGCATGCCGGAAATTCCGAGCCGTGATGCCGTGGAAGCGAGCACCAGCGCAGTCACTCCCACCCCAGCAGAGAATCTCAATGAGATGCACGAGTTCGTGTTCAAAGAGGCGCTGCAGAACCTCGAAACGGCTCGTACACTGGACGCCGCACACCGTAATTGGCCGCGAATTCTCGATCTGGGCTCCGAACAGCGGATCCACATCGATGGAAATCTCGTAACTGATCTCACCATTGCGGCTGGTGTGCCGCAGCGTCATGCCCGGAGCTTGCCCGCCACGAGTCGAGAGGCGAACGCTGAGGCTGTGTCCCTCCAGAGCGCCGCCGCACAGTCCTTCGAAGCAGTACTTGTCATATGCCTCGAAGAGCAGATGCAGATCGCGCGGATGGACGACGGCGAAATCGTCGCGGTGCAGGTGGCGCGATTGGCTCTGAACGTGCTCGCGTACCTGCTTCATGCGGTGTGCGATCAGATCGTCGGACCAGAGAAACAGCAGGACATTCTCGGCGAGGAGCGTCCGCGCCAAGGCTGGAGAAGGTGACGCCATCTAGTCGAGCCAGCGCACGCTGGTAGGTTCGCCGCGCGTGCATTGCATTGTTTCCGTTACACCCGCCGCAATCAACGCGCAGGCAGTGTCAGTGGCTGTGCGCAAGGCTGCGTCCCTGGTCTCCCCGGAAGCGATCTTGCAGGAGTTGCGGCCCTGATAAGCCATGCAAACCTCCACGCGGTTCTTACGATTGCCAAGCATCAGGTAAGTCGTCGCTCCGAGAAACACAAGGAACGCGACCATACCCATCAATATGAGTTTGCCTTTGCTCAAGAGCAGTTACTCCGTGAAGAAGCTTCCCATGCGCCGGAATTTCTGGTACCGCTGTTCAATCAACTGCTCGGGACTCATTGGATCCAGTTCGTCAATGGCTGCCACCAGGGTCTGGTGTAGATACTGCGCGGCGCGGTCATAGTCATCCTGCGCGCCGCCGTTGGGCTCGGGGATGATGCCATCGATGAGGCCCTGCCGCACGAGATCGCTGGCCGTGATCTTCAGGGCCGCCGACGCCAGGGCGCCCTTCGTGGAGTCACGATAAATAATGGCCGCGCAGCTCTCGGGTGAGATCACGCTATACACGGCGTTTTCCAGCATGAACACACGGTTGCCCACGCCCAGCGCCAGTGCTCCGCCGCTGCCACCTTCACCGATCACCACCACGATGATAGGCGACTCGAGGCGCGTCATCTCACGCAGGTTGTAGGCGATGGCCTCGGCCTGCCCACGCTCTTCCGCGTCAATGCCAGGATAGGCCCCCGGGGTATCGAGGAACGTAATGATCGGACGACGGAACTTGGAAGCCATCGCCATCGCGCGCATCGCCTTGCGATAGCCTTCGGGCTTGGGCATGCCAAAGTTGCGGATGAGTTTCTGCTTGGTATCCCGACCCTTCTGCAGGCCGACCATCATTACCGCGTGCCCGCCGAGCATCGTGCCGAAGCCCGCCACGATGGCGGCATCCTCGCCGTAGAAGCGATCGCCGTGAATCTCAGTGAAATCCGGCACCAGCCTGTTGATGTAGTCCAGCGCATGCGGCCGCTTGGGATGACGAGCGAGTTGGACTCGCTGCCAAGCCACATTGACGCCCTGTTCGCCGCGCAGCGCCTTCAATTCAGCCTCAAGATCGGCGAGTTGCGCCTGCGCACCAGTCGAGGTGAGCTGGAGCTGCGAGATCTCGCGCTCGATATCGCTAATCCGGGCCTGCGAAGAATCGCTCATAGATGCTTCCTACGAGGCTATCACCTCGAGCGCTTCAGGACCGCAGATGCGCTCGATCTCAGCCTTGAACTCCTTGTCCGGACGGATGCGCGCCGTGACATCCAGGGTCACTGCAAAGTCTCGCGGCTTCTCCAGCTTCAGCCGCACCGAAGTCTCGCCTGGCTTGGTGGAGAACAACTGCTGCAGCGCCGCCGCTTTTTCGTTTCCGGTCGCCGAAAGCCGGACTCGGATGGAAACCAGCGAAGGGAAATTCACGCGAGCCAGCTCGAGCGGAATGATTTCCTGAATGTTCAACTTGATCGTCCCGTCTTCCTCGGGCATCGCCTTGCCGCGCACCAGCACGGCCTTGTCCTCTTCAATCTCTTTCTGAAGATGCTCGTAGCGGGTGGCGAAGCACAGCGCTTCGACGGAGCCGTTCCAATCCTCGAGCTGCGTGATGGCCCATGGCTTCTGTTCCTTGTTGCGCCGCTTCTGCACATTGCGCAGGATGCCGCAGACAGCCACTTCCATGCCCTTTTCGAGCCCTGCCAGGTTCTCAGTCGTATATGACGTGAGCTCCGTCACCTTCCAACGGAACTCGTCCAACGGATGGCCGCTCACGTAGAAGCCGATGGTCTCTTTCTCACCGCGCAGCTTCTCCGCCTGGCTCCAATCATTTAGCCTGGGCAACACCCGCGAAGCGGACGGGGAGTCGTCTCCGATCAATTCACCGAAGAGCCCGGTCTGGCCGCTGAGCTTGTCTTTTTGGGCGCGCTGGCCGGACTCGATGCACTCCTCGATAATCGCGAAGAGCTGCGAGCGATAGCCGTTCAGGCTGTCCATCGCCCCGGCTTTGATCAGGCTTTCCATCACGCGGCGGTTCACGGCCGAGAGATCGACGCGCTCGCAGAAGTCGTCTAGCGACTTGAACACGCCGCCTTCATTGCGAGCCTTCACAATGGCTTCCACCGCGCCCACACCCACGTTCTTCACGGCGCCCAGACCGAAGCGGATCTTGTCGCGGCCCACTGGGGTGAAGTTCAGGTCCGACTGATTCACGTCCGGTTGCAGCACCTCGATGCCCAGCGAGCGGCATTCGTTGATGTACTTAACGACCTTATCGGTGTTGCCCGTTTCCGAGGTCAGCAGCGCCGCCAGGAACTCCACCGTATAGTGCGCCTTCAGGTAGCCGGTGAGATAAGCGAGATAGCCGTACGCGGCCGAGTGCGACTTGTTGAACCCGTACTCGGCGAACTTCGCCAGCAGGTCGAACAGCGCCTCGGCCTTCTTGGGCGGATGGCCGTTCTTGCGCGCGCCGTCGAGGAAACGGGCGCGCTGCTTGTCCATCTCCTCTTTTTTCTTCTTGCCCATCGCGCGGCGCAGAAGATCGGCTTCACCCAGCGAGTAACCGGCGATACGCTGCGCCACCTGCATGACCTGCTCCTGGTAGATCACCAGGCCGTAGGTCTCTTCCAGCAGCGACTTCAACTCGGGCAGGTCGTACGTGACCGGCTTGCGGCCCAGCTTGCGATCGACATAATCGTCGACGAAGCCGTTCTGAATCGGGCCCGGACGATACAGTGCGTTGAGGGCGATGAGGTCCTCAATCCGCTCAGGATGCGAGCGTCGCAGCACGTCCTTCATGCCCGACGATTCAAACTGGAAGACGCCGTCAGTCAGACCCTGGCCGAAGATGCGCTCGTAGGCATCTTTGTCGTCCAGCGGCAGGTCCTCCAGCACCAGCGTTTCCCCGCGCGTCTTCTTGATCAGCGACAGCGCCTCGTGCACGATGGTCAGCGTGGTGAGACCCAGGAAGTCCATCTTGAGCAGCCCGAGTTTCTCGAGCATGGACATTTCAAACTGGGTGACAATTTCCTCTTTGTTGGTGCGGTAGAGAGGAACGATCTCGGCGAGCGGTACGGGTGAGATGACAACACCCGCCGCGTGCACGCCCGAGTTGCGGGCCATGCCTTCCAGGCGTTGCGCGATGTCGAGAATCTCTTTGACCTTCGGATCCTTGGCGGCGGCCTCCAGGATCGCGGGCTCCTCATCCAGAGCCTTCTTCAGCGTCATCTTCGGATCGGCCGGGATCAGCTTCGAGAGCTTATCCACTTCCCCGAAGCTCATATCCAGCACGCGGCCCACGTCCTTGATGGCGGCCTTCGGAGCCAGCGTGCCGAACGTGATGATCTGCGCCACCTGCTCGCGCCCGTACTTCTCGGTGACGTACTGGATGACCTCGCCACGGCGGTTCGTGCAGAAGTCCACGTCGATATCAGGCATGCTGACGCGTTCCGGATTCAGAAAGCGCTCAAACAGCAGACCGTAGTGCAGCGGATCCACATCGGTGATCCCCATGCAGAAACTCACCAGGGAACCGGCGGCCGAACCGCGGCCCGGCCCCACTGGGACGCCAGTCGACTTCGCATACCGGATGAAGTCCCAGACAATGAGGAAGTAACCCGAGAACTGCATCTGCTGGATCAGCTTGATCTCGCGATCCAGGCGCTCGATGTACTCGGCCATGTCGAAGCGCAGCAGGCCCTGCGCCGCCATCTTGTCGAGCTTGCCGCGGCGCTTCTCGAAGCCCTGCCGCGCGACGTATTCGAAGTAACTGTCGATGGTCTGTTCCGGCGGGACGTCGAACTTCGGGAAGGGCTCCTTCACCGGATCCATCTTCACCTGGCAGCGTTGCGCAATGTCCCAGGTGCGGTCCAGCGCATCTTCCACTTCGCCGAAGATGGTCATCATCTCGTCGCGCGTCTTGAGGAAGAATTCGTTGGTGGAGAACTTCAGCCGCTTCTCATCGCTCACCAGCTTGCCGGACTGGATGCAGGTGAGAATGTCCTGCGCACGATGGTCGCTGTGCTCCAGATAATGCGCGTCGTTGCTGGCGACCAGCGGTATGCCGGTCTCGCGCGACAGGCGGTACACCTGCGGCATCACGACCTT is a genomic window containing:
- a CDS encoding S8 family serine peptidase: MRCLFALLIATVAFAQDTVSNRFLVELAGAPAMKAQDTGRRRAEIRSEQTTVEGALKTRRAMVVARVTTVANVLVVQANSAQQLAGLPGVKRVEPVERFDLFLMKALPIHEVPAAWEATGGLANAGRGVKIAILDTGIDMTHPGFAAGEMTAPEGFPLADSDENLALTNGKVIVARSFDGWPVTDWIGHGTAVAMTAAGVQHESPRGTISGVAPAAWIGAYRVSDLYDGSIYSDIVLQALDWAVQDGMDVVNMSFGAVGKYGASNSIYGDAVRNLADLGIIVVRSAGNTAGPMTVDDTASQERVIAVGSNIAGGSDRTQVAPSVGSALDGEPSSQVTSHEPVSGPLVDIAAMDPSGWACSPELFPPDSLRGVIPLIERGECAFETKLANVAAAGAPAAVVYNIDDPEYGDPEALVTMSVENPDQIPAIFLKRSDGLALKDAAATFEDFQVVLRFPFSGGSPTSLSSFSSRGPSVELLIKPDLVATGQPIYTAALREDYDPDYCPVCDPSGYTSTQGTSFSAPLVAGAAAVLKGARPGLSVDEYRSMLIDSASPLVFDNGTTAPVNAAGAGYLNLKNAVTSTIVAAPVSLSFGSGGGTIDLNKEVTLKNLGESTATYGLTLETSGPIQPLLSAEEITVEPGSTATFHVSLLSGGVDPGSYQGFVKVTDTESGAVARIPYWYAVEGGAATSITVLNVSTSTPHINSNIGVYIRVHDEAGLALGATEPVVVPVSGGVTVTKVESASSLYPGSWLIQLRMGEQPGANVFRVEVGDLKQTYSITTP
- a CDS encoding DUF6788 family protein encodes the protein MYGPFLEPRGPQAARLRKRKADLLDRFPVPADLLPGSLAESHMRCGKPGCHCSNPNDPGHSFWTLTYMVRAKKHTLHIPKDLVDEVRLRVQAGREFQDAVREILAANAELLKLSRQQKRSRS
- a CDS encoding transposase translates to MKKPSLRGLKYYAAKRLGLHSYFHDCGDGRQQPRIAAHDLLWAILAGHSLRQTSFHAIEALVHSSSCREFGVLHRFGDDTLSYFTERLAPEPTRMALVGMLRRAKRNKAFDAVARIGLAIDGTTVGRCSAQGCANCRPYRNSAGEIAGYRHHLAMISVVGTGLSLPFDVEPYGPKDSEYAAGQRLLKRTIPALGARFADYLVVDAGFATSTFLHAADEAGIPVVARLKGNLHELMVSVERCFGTSPPDRVLQDGKDRVELWDDDRFDPWETLQWDTVRVVRYRQTKPDGTVVRADWLTNLTPRQANSLAIYKMAKSRWEIENEGFNDCKSRQGFEHICHHHANSLLIGWLLTLVALVVLRLYRLRYLHRGTHPVLSAIDLVRSFWLSLGQKRAIDTG
- the greA gene encoding transcription elongation factor GreA, whose protein sequence is MEELIKKLQAEITALEYELRNELPKEILKARAHGDLKENAEFHAAKERQRYVDARLSQLKKRLMDFSLIDMSKIPRDRVGLGSTVVVLDLDKEEEVSYKIVASEESDAAKRMISTSSPIGRGLLGKQVGDEVAIPSPGGVRKMEILKLTTIHDAVE
- a CDS encoding CDP-alcohol phosphatidyltransferase family protein, whose product is MTYTRAIGIGAGKILYWIVRMLALSRIHPNVLTFIGLLINIYAAVLLASGKFFYAGLVIISAGLFDMVDGRVARETKQVTRFGAFFDSVVDRYSDLALLMGLLVYYANINRNFYVVLTAVVMTASVMISYTRSRAENVIPSCKAGFLERPERIVLLIIGALFDRMAPVLWVIAVLGNITVIHRMMHTWDVTKAMDLAQAAEHSKASKEMPAGTAAN
- a CDS encoding holo-[acyl-carrier-protein] synthase — translated: MIVGTGIDLAEVDRIKASIERYGDRFLNRVYTERERAYVARKANKYERYAARFAAKEAGMKAIGTGWRHGITWQDFEVTNLPSGRPTISFHGVAKEIAEKLGVKHAHLSLTHTAQYGQAFLILED